Proteins encoded together in one Impatiens glandulifera chromosome 1, dImpGla2.1, whole genome shotgun sequence window:
- the LOC124941450 gene encoding glutathione S-transferase U17-like, translating to MAGNGSSVKLLGLWPSPYVNRVQISLKLKSIDYEFIEEPFGPKSDLLLKSNPVHKKIPVFFHDDKPISESLIIVQYIDEQWTSGHSILPSDPLDRATARFWAAYADDEWFPALKNILMASEEERLGLVVKMKDGLAFLEETFIKSSKGQKFFGGEDISFLDIAFGSFLGWLKAVEKLTEVSFLDESSVPHLVVWADNFLSHEAVKGIIPEPDALVEVAKMIKAMVESQAKN from the exons ATGGCAGGAAATGGTTCTTCAGTTAAGCTTTTGGGTTTATGGCCGAGCCCTTACGTCAACCGTGTTCAAATCTCCCTTAAACTCAAGTCAATTGACTATGAATTTATCGAAGAACCATTCGGCCCCAAAAGTGACTTACTTTTGAAGTCAAATCCTGTTCACAAGAAAATCCCTGTATTTTTTCATGACGATAAACCAATCTCAGAGTCCCTTATCATAGTTCAATACATCGACGAACAATGGACTTCCGGTCACTCAATCCTCCCCTCGGATCCACTTGATCGTGCCACTGCCCGTTTCTGGGCTGCCTATGCCGATGACGAG TGGTTCCCTGCTTTAAAAAACATTCTCATGGCATCAGAAGAAGAAAGATTGGGGTTAGTGGTTAAGATGAAGGATGGTTTAGCATTTTTAGAAGAAACTTTTATTAAATCTAGCAAAGGGCAGAAATTCTTCGGAGGAGAGGACATTTCATTTCTCGACATTGCGTTTGGAAGCTTCTTGGGGTGGTTGAAGGCGGTAGAAAAGTTGACGGAAGTGAGTTTTCTAGATGAATCGAGTGTTCCGCATCTCGTGGTTTGGGCAGATAACTTCCTTTCGCATGAAGCTGTAAAGGGTATCATACCAGAGCCGGATGCACTAGTGGAAGTGGCTAAGATGATCAAAGCTATGGTCGAATCTCAAGCTAAGAACTAA